CGTTAAGGTTCCCAATCTGTTCGGCGGACGCACCGGACGATCGCGCCCGTCACGCCTTCCCCTATCGCAAATCCAGTGCCGCCCCGACCGCTGACCCGTGCTTCGGCCCCCGAATTCCGCGGCGCAAAAGAACGCCCCTCCCGCGAGGGGGGAGGGGCGTTTTCAATCGCGTTATCGAACGGGTCGAACCGATCGCGGAAACCGGTCGCGAAGGATTACTCCTTCACCTCGTACTCCGCGTCGATCACGTCCTCGTCCTTCTTCTTGCCGTCGCCCGCGCCACCGGCCGCGCCGCCGTCGTGCGTCGCGCGATCCGATCCCGGCCCGCCGGGCCCGCCGCCGCCGGGAGCACCCGCCGCCGCGCCACCCGCGCCGCCGTAGATCGCTTCGCCCATCTTCCCGACGGTCTGCTGGAGGTTCTCGATCGCCGGCTTGATCCGCCCGCCGTCGTCGCTCTTGAGCGCGTCGCGCAGGTTGTTCAGCGAGCTCTCGATCTGCATCCGCACGTCGCCCGGCACCTTGTCGCCGTGCTCCTTCAGCTGACGCTCGGTCTGGAACACCAGGTTGTCCCCCTGGTTCTTCATCTCGATCGTCTCGCGCCGCTTCTTGTCCTCGCCCGCGTTCGCCTCGGCCTCCCGCTTCATCGTCTCGATCTCGTCCTTCGAGAGGCCGCCCGCGTTCTGCACGGTGATCTTGTTCTCCTTGCCCGTGCCGCGGTCCTTCGCCGCCACGTTCAGGATGCCGTTCACGTCGATGTTGAACGTCACCTCGATCTGCGGCACGCCCCGGGGGGCCGGCGGGATCCCGGTCAGGTCGAATCGCCCGAGCAGGCGGTTGTCCTTCGCGAACTCGCGCTCGCCCTGCAGGACGTTGATCGTCACCGAGTCCTGGTTGTCGCTCGCCGTGCTGAACACCTCGCTCTTGCTCGTCGGGATCGTCGTGTTCCGCTCGATCAGTCGCGTCATCACGCCGCCGAGCGTCTCGACGCCCAGCGACAGCGGCGTCGCGTCGAGCACGAGGATGTCCTTCATCTGCCCGGTCGCGATGCTCGCCTGGATCGCCGCGCCGACCGCCACGACCTCGTCGGGGTTTACGGTCCGGTTCGGCTCCTTGCCCTTGAACAGCTCCTTCACGAGCCGCTGCACCATCGGCACGCGGGTCGACCCGCCGACCAGCACGATCTCGTCGATCTGCTCGGGCTTGAGCTTCGCGTCCGTCAGCGCGTCGAGCACCGGCTTGCGCGTCTTCTCGACCAGGGGCCGGATCAGCTCTTCGAACCGCGACCGCGTGAGCGTCTCCTGCAGGTGCTTCGGGCCCTCGGCCGTCGCCGTGATGAACGGCAGGTTGACCGTCGTCTCCATCGCGCTCGACAGCTCGAT
This is a stretch of genomic DNA from Longimicrobiaceae bacterium. It encodes these proteins:
- the dnaK gene encoding molecular chaperone DnaK, translated to MAKVIGIDLGTTNSVVAVMEGGDPVVIPNAEGGRTTPSVVAFTKDGERLVGQVARRQAITNPQNTIFSIKRFMGRKFAEVGEELKKVPYKVTSGPGSVAQVEVTNAGKTHTPPEISAMILQKMKQTAEDYLGQTVTQAVITVPAYFNDAQRQATKDAGKIAGLEVLRIINEPTAAALAYGLDKKKDEKIAVYDLGGGTYDISVLELGEGVFEVKATNGDTHLGGDDFDEELINFLADEFKRKEGIDLRKDPMALQRLKEAAEKAKIELSSAMETTVNLPFITATAEGPKHLQETLTRSRFEELIRPLVEKTRKPVLDALTDAKLKPEQIDEIVLVGGSTRVPMVQRLVKELFKGKEPNRTVNPDEVVAVGAAIQASIATGQMKDILVLDATPLSLGVETLGGVMTRLIERNTTIPTSKSEVFSTASDNQDSVTINVLQGEREFAKDNRLLGRFDLTGIPPAPRGVPQIEVTFNIDVNGILNVAAKDRGTGKENKITVQNAGGLSKDEIETMKREAEANAGEDKKRRETIEMKNQGDNLVFQTERQLKEHGDKVPGDVRMQIESSLNNLRDALKSDDGGRIKPAIENLQQTVGKMGEAIYGGAGGAAAGAPGGGGPGGPGSDRATHDGGAAGGAGDGKKKDEDVIDAEYEVKE